The segment CGCCTATCGCCAGAGCAGCACCTGGCTCTCGGCGCGCTTTGCGCATCAGCTTTCCGCCAATGTCGAGGTTCGCCAGAGCCTGCGCGTCGAATGGCTCACCACCCGTGCCCCGCGCGATCTCGATCAGCATGGCGATAAATTATCCACGCCATGTGCCGGGCTGACACCGGGGCAACCGCTGCAGTGTAGCCCCGCCGCCGCCCGCCAGCCCGCGCGCCTGCGCCTGTTCGGCAGCGACACGCAGCTGACGGCGGACCTCGCCAGCGGCCCGTTCCTGCACCGGATCACCGCAGGCGTGGATTATGCCAGTCTGCACGACAATAATGATCGCCCCGATCGCCTGACCCGCAGCCAGCAGAAAACGGGCTTTTACGCGCAATTTGAAACCCGGCTCGAAGATGCCATCTCGCTGGCGCTGGGCGCACGCCATGACCGGGCGGAGCAGCGTACGGACATGGGCTGGCGCACCCATTCGGCCACCAGCGGCCATGTCACGCTGACCGGCGATCTCGGCCATGGCCTCCTTCCTTATGCCAGCTATTCGGAAAGCTTCCTGCCGATCGCGGGCGTCGATGCCGACGGTCAGAGCCTCGCGCCCCAGCGCGCACGCGTAATCGAAACCGGCCTGCGCTGGCGTCCACATGCACGCACGCATATCGGGCTCGCGCTGTACGACATGGTCGATCGCAACCGGCTGATCGCCGATTTCACCGCCCCGTGGTTCGTGCATCAGGCTGGTCGCGTGAAAAGCCACGGGGTGGAGATAGAGGCCTCGCAGCGCATCGGTTCGCTCGAACTCGTCGCCTCGTTCAACCATGCCCGCGCGCGCGAAACCGAAACCGGCCTGCGCCCGGTCGCCGTACCGCGCCAGACCGCCACGCTCTGGGCGAACAACGATATCGCGCTCAGCGATACGCTTGTCCTGCGGCTCGGCGCCGGCGCGCGCTATATCACGGAGGGCTATGATCGCGCGGCCGGGCTCGGCGATCCCGAATATCTCATCGCCGATGCGCTGATCCTGCTCGAAAGCGAGCAATGGTCCTTCACGCTCAACGCCGCCAATCTCTTCAACCAGCGCGGCTATACAAGCTGCCTTGGCCGCGGCGAATGTTTCGACGGGCTTCCGCGCACCATAAGTGCTGCGATCGCGGTGCGTTTCTAGGCCGCGCGCACCGGGCTTGCGCCTTGCCCTCGCCCCGCCCAGCCCTTATCGCTTTCCTCGAACGTCAGGCAGAGGACAGGCACGATATGCGTTTCAGCGGAACCGAAAACTATGTCGCAACCGATGATCTGAAGGTTGCGGTGAATGCCGCGGTCACGCTGCGCCGTCCGTTGCTGGTGAAGGGCGAACCTGGCACGGGCAAGACCGTGCTCGCACAGGAAATCGCCAAGGCGGCGAATGCCCCGCTCATCGAATGGAACGTCAAGTCCACCACGCGCGCGCAGCAAGGCCTTTATGAATATGACGCGGTCGCCCGCCTGCGCGATGGCCAGCTCGGCGACGAGCGCGTGCACGACATCGCCAATTATATCCGCAAGGGCAAGCTGTGGGAGGCGTTCACTGCGCCCCAGCTCCCCGTGCTGCTGATCGACGAGATCGACAAGGCCGATATCGAATTCCCGAACGATCTTCTCCAGGAACTCGATCGCATGGAATTCCATGTCTACGAGACGAAGGAAACGGTGAAGGCCAAGGAACGCCCGATCGTCGTCATCACCTCGAATAACGAAAAGGAATTGCCCGACGCCTTCCTGCGCCGCTGCTTCTTCCACTATATTAAATTCCCCGATCGCGACACGATGCAGGCGATCGTCGACGTCCACTTCCCCGGCATCCAGAAGATCCTCGTGCAAAAGGCGATGGACATCTTCTACGAGGTTCGCGAAGTCCCCGGCCTCAAGAAAAAGCCCTCGACCAGCGAGTTGCTTGACTGGCTGAAGCTGCTGTTGGCCGAAGACATGCCGCTCGACGTGCTCCAATCGCGCGATCCCACCAAGGCAATCCCCCCGCTCCACGGCGCGCTGCTCAAGAACGAGCAGGACGTGATGCTCTTCGAACGCCTCGCCTTCATGGCCCGCCGCCAGCGCTGACGGGCTGCAAGGGCCGGACCTGCCACCTCAGCGGCGTCCGGCCCTCTCCCCCATCAGGGCGCGGCCATCCGCCGCGCATGGCTCGCCGCACGCGCCGTTCGCTGCGCCTCGCGCTCGGCCGTGGTCACATAGCGCGTATCCGCCGGCAGCGCGGCCTTCAGGTCCTTCAGCTTCACCAGCCGAACGTCGCGCACCGCGCGCGTGGCATCCGCGCCCGTCGGCAGCCCTTGCCAGCGCACCGCGTAAATACCCGCCCCATACCCCTCCGGGTCGAGCCAGTTGACCACACCCGGGTCTGCGATGGCGATGACATAGCTGATCGTCCCGTCTGCGTTTTTGTGCGCCTGCACGTTGTTGAGGCTGCTCGTACGGGCGGCATATTCATAGGCGACACCCCAAGGATCGGTCACCTGTACGCCCAGCGACGTCGCCCCCAGCGGATCAAGCGTCATGATCAGCGCCTCGTCATCCGCCAGCCGGAAATGGCCGCTTGCCGATAGCCCGCGCCCGCCCGGCCGGTGGCGCGGCGGGGTAAGCTCGTTCGCCGGCTTCGAGAAGATGAAGCGATTATCGTAATCGACCCAATAGGGCCCGATCTTCGCGAGCAGATCCGCCGCCTGCTGCGCCAGCACGCTTTCGGTTGGTGGCGGTGGCGCAACCGGCCCGCCCACCCGCTTTATATCGAGCGCAATCACATTCTGGCTGCCCCAGTCGGTGAACAGGTCGCGCACGATCATCAGGAAATGCCCCTTGGTCGGCGTCTGGATGTGATTGGGCCGCGTACCAGCGGGTTCGCTGTCCACGGAGATCACAAAGCTGCCATCGGCCGCAATTTGCATCTGGTCGCTGCGCAGCGCACCCAGAAAGGCGCCCCCTTCGGCCGTGATCGGGGTTGTCCCGGGGATCGCATCCATCAGCACGAAATGCTGCTCCACCGGCCCCGGCGCGGCAATCCGCCCCCGGATCTCGTAGCGCGAAGCCCCGTCGATCGGAATGTTGCGATAGACATTGTCGGGATTATCGATGCCGTAACCCGAACGCGGCACATCTATGCCGGACCAGCTATGCGGCGCATTGACCACCCAGAGCGGCACTGGCCGCGCCGCATCATCGTTCACGACATATTGGATCGCGGCGAGCGTGATCGAATCCACCGCGCGGCGGATTGTCGCCGCGCCCGCTGGCGTCTTGCCTTGCGCATCATTGCGGTAAAGCGCTTCCAACCGGGCCATTTCAGCCCGAACCGGCGCACTTGCCAGCAAATTCAGCGCAAGTTTTTCCTTCCCGATCTGGCCCTCAGTTCCAAGCGCGCCTGGCTGCTCGGTGCCGTGTGCCGCTGGCGCTTCCTTCGCCAGCCCCGTTACCGGCCATGCCAACACCATGGCACCGCATAATGCCCAGACATTCGATCGACGCATCCTGATCTCCTTCTCTCGGGCAAGCAGTCTGCGCCGCCTGTCCCGGGCTGCAGTCTTGCAGCAAGCGCCCGAAAGACAAGCCGGATTTCGTGCCTCAATCGATATAGGCCAGCTCGAAATTACCCCAGCGACGGCCATTAAAGAACAGCGGCACGAACACGCTCTTCACCGCGCGGTAACGCCCCTGCCCCATGTCCTGGCGATAGGTGGTAACCATGAAATCGCCCGCAAAGGCGATCGCGCGCGCCGTCGCATCATCCATGAAGATCCGCCGGTTGCGGCAGTTCACGGCGTTCCAGACGGGATCGCCTGGCCGCTGCGGGTGAGATTTGTCCGAAATATGCGTCGGCAGATAAGCGTTCACATCGGTGCACGCCACGCCCAGCACCCGCTCATGCCGCACGGTGAAGCGGTCAAGGATCGGGCGCACCTCGGCATCGGCAAAGCAATTGAAGCGCGTAGTGAACTGTTCGGGATCACTGCCCTGCACCGGCTGATACTGGGCATCGAACAGGTCGAAGGGCGACAATCTCTCCTCCACGAGCGCCGCTTCCACCAGATCACGCACCGCCCCCGCGCCGTCCAGCGCGATCTCGATAAAGGGCCGGTCGTCGATCTCCACTCCGCTATGCGCCAGCTTGTCGAGCATCATGTTCGATTGCAGCTCAAGCCGCCCCAGCCGATCGCGCACGCTTTGCAACTGCCCCCCATTCTCGCGCGCATCGGCGGTGAACAGCGTCAGCCCTTCCTGCACCTGTGCCACGCTGTCATGGATCATGCCGGTCGCCCGTGCGATCCCGTCGGTCTGCGCATCCACCTGCCCGACAATCTCGGTCACCGCGCGCACCGTCTCGTCGATCGTCGCAAAGCTCCGTTGCGCCGCGTGGCTCTTTTCCACGCCCTGTCCGATCTCGGCCATCACCGTGCCCGCCTCGCGGCTGAGCGACGCCATGGTCGCGCCGATCTCGTCAGTCGCCTCGCGCGTCTCCTGCGCCAGCTTCTTCACCTCTTCGGCCACCACTGCAAAAGTCCGCCCGGCATCGCCCGCCCGTTCAGCCTCAATCGCAGCATTAAGCGCCAACATTTTGGTTTTACGGGCAATAGCATCGATCCCGGCGGATACGCGCTGCACCTGCGCCATCGCCGCAGCAAAGCTCGTCATATGCGCGCCCAGCCGCCCAACCAGATCGGTCAGCCCCGCGCAATCCTCGATCGAGGCGCGCACCGTCTCGCCACCATTTACAAGCTGCTGGCGCGCCTGATCGGACAGCATCCGCGCTTCGTCGGTCGAATCCGCCACCCGACGCTGGTCCGCGCTCAGCGATGCCGTCACTGCCTCCAGTGCTTCCAGCATCCCCAACTGGCGCGAGATCCGGGCGCTTACCCCGGCCACATAGCCCGACGCATCGCTGCATTCGACGGCCAGTTGGCCGCAATCCTGCGCCACCGCGTTGATCAGTTGCGCATCCGCATCGCTCGTCACCGCAATATTCGTGGCCATCCGCCCCTCGCACCCCATCTGGATAAACGGTCTAGCTGCAATTATTTTAGACGTGGTTAACCGCGTCCGGGATTGCGGGCGGGCGGCAAGATGCTAGTTTCCGGCGCATGTTCTTCTCCTTTCTCGATGCGCTGCGCCAGGCCGGCATTCCCGCTTCCCTCAAGGAACATCTCGTCCTGCTCGATGCGCTCCAGCGCGATGTGATCGAGCAACGGCCCGAGGAATTCTATTATCTCGCCCGCGCCACGCTGGTGAAGGACGAAGCGATGCTCGATCGTTTCGATCAGGTTTTCGCAAAAGTTTTCAAGGGCATTGAAAGCGACCTTTCAACCAGCACCGCTGAAATTCCCGAAGAGTGGCTGCGCAAGGTGGCCGAACTTTATCTCACGCCCGAACAGATGGCCGAGATCGAAAAGCTCGGTTCGTGGGAAGAGATCATGGAGACGCTGAAAAAGCGGCTTGAGGAACAACAGGGTCGCCATCAGGGCGGCAACAAGTGGATCGGCACCGGCGGCACCTCGCCCTTCGGCGCCTATGGCTATAATCCCGAGGGCATCCGTATCGGCCAAGCCGAAGGGCGCCACGGCCGCGCGATCAAGGTGTGGGACAAGCGGGAATTCAAGAATCTCGACACCACCCGCGAACTCGGCACGCGCAACATCAAGGTGGCGCTCCGGCGGCTGCGCCGTTTCGCGCGGCAGGGTGCGGCCACCGAACTCGATATCGACGGAACGATCGACGGTACAGCGCGGCAGGGCTGGCTCGACATCCATATGCGCCCCGAACGGCACAATGCGGTGAAGCTGCTCCTCTTCCTCGATATCGGCGGATCGATGGATCCCCATATCCGGCTGTGCGAGGAACTGTTTTCCGCCGCGACCACCGAGTTCAAGCACCTCGAATTCTTCTATTTCCACAACTGCGTCTACGAAGGCGTGTGGAAAGACAATGCCCGCCGCTTCACCGAGCGGACGCCCACCTGGGAAGTGCTCCACAAATATGGGCACGACTATAAGCTTGTCTTCGTCGGCGACGCCGCGATGAGCCCCTATGAGATCACCCATCCCGGCGGCTCGGTCGAACATTTCAACGAGGAAGCGGGCGCGGTCTGGATGCAGCGGATGACCGATGTCTATCCCGCCGCCGTTTGGCTAAACCCCACGCCCGAACAGCATTGGGGCTATTCGCAGTCCACCCGCATGATGCGCGAACTCATGCGCGATCGCATGTATCCGCTGACACTCGAAGGACTTGATAACGCAATGAAAGAATTAACCAGAAAATACTGATACTATTTGATTTTGATTGAAAATCATATGCAACACATTTGCAATGTCATGTCGCTTTCTCAGCCCTTTCGGGCACGGTGCAGCGTCCCGCCGGTCATCGGCGCGGGCGCACCGGTTGTCCCCGGAAAGCTGATCGGCAGGCCTTTCAGCGACCGGACGGCCATATAGGCAAAGCCCTCGGCCTCCACCGCGTCGCCATTCCAGCCCATGCCGTCGACCGCCTCGACCGGGCAGCCACACGCCTCGGCCAGCATCGCCATCATCGTACGGTTATGGCGCCCGCCACCCGCCACCATGATCCGCTCGGGCCGCTCGGGCAGATGGTCTAGCGCGCGCGCCACCGCCTGTGCAGTGAACGCGGTCAGTGTCGCGGCGCCGTCGGCCAAGTCCAGCCCCTCTACGGCTGCGATGCTGAACGCCTCACGGTCGATCGATTTGGGCGCAGGCAGCCCGAACCACGGATCGGCCAACATTCCCGCCAGCACCGCCGCGTCCACTTTGCCCCGCGCCGCGGTTCCGCCATCCTCGTCAAAGCCGACGCCGCCATGCGCCTGCATCCAATTGTCGATCAGCCCGCTCGCCATCCCGGTGTCGAAGGCGATGAGCGTGTCGTCGCTGCCGACAAAGGTGATGTTCGCTACCCCGCCCAGATTGAGCACCGCCAGCGGATGCCGCAGCCCGGCGGTCAGCGCGCGGTGATAGACGGGAAGCAGCGGCGCCCCCTGCCCGCCGGCACTCACATCGTCGATGCGCAGGTCGCCCACCACATCGATCCCGCTTGCGCTCGCCAGCCCGGCCCAGTCGCCAATCTGCCAGGTCCAGCCGCGCTCGGGCCGGTGCGCCACGGTATGTCCGTGAAATCCGATGATATCGACGTCTTCGGCCGCCATGCCCAGTTGCGTAAGCAGGCCTTGTACCGCATCGGCATGCAGCGCGGTCAGTTCGCGCTCGACCGCGCCGATCAGCGGGTCTTCGCCCGGTCCCTCCATCGCCATCGCCTTGAGGCAGGCCGCCGCCAGCCGTTCGCGAAAGCCGGGGTCATAGGCGACGCCATGAAACCCCATCGGCTCGGTGCGCCCTTCCCCATCGGTCCGGATCATCGCCGCGTCGATCCCGTCACGCGATGTGCCCGACATCAATCCAATGGCAACCATGCTACCCAATCGCATCACTCCGTGCTAAGCGCCGCCGCGCTATGACCCAATATAAGTCCGATCTCCTGAACCTCCTCGATAGCCGAGGCTATATCCACCAGACAACCGATGCCGAAGCGCTCGACGCACTGGCCGTGAAGGAAATCGTGCCGGGTTATATCGGCTTCGATCCGACGGCGCCTTCGCTCCATGTCGGGTCGCTCGTCCAGATCATGATGCTGCGCCGCCTCCAGCAGGCCGGCCACAAGCCGCTCGTCCTGATGGGTGGCGGCACCGGCAAGATCGGTGATCCGAGCTTCAAGGACGAAGCCCGCAAGCTGATGACCGACGAAGTGATCCAGTCCAACGTCGCGTCGATCAAGCGCGTCTTCGAAAATTTCCTCACCTTTGGCGACGGCCCGACCGACGCCGTGATGCTCGACAATGCCGAATGGCTCGACAAGCTCGAATACATCCCGTTCCTGCGTGAAATCGGCCAGCACTTCTCGGTCAACCGCATGCTCAGCTTCGATTCCGTCAAGCTGCGCCTCGACCGCGAACAGTCGCTGTCGTTCCTCGAATTCAACTACATGATCCTGCAGGCCTATGACTTCCGCGAACTGTCGGAACGCTATGCCTGCCGCCTCCAGATGGGCGGATCGGATCAGTGGGGCAATATCGTCAACGGCATCGAACTCACTCGCCGCAAGGACGGCACGCAGGTGTTCGGGCTGACCACCCCGCTCATCACCACCGCCGATGGCGGCAAGATGGGCAAGACGATGGCGGGCGCCGTCTGGCTTAATGCCGACATGCTCAGCCCCTATGATTACTGGCAGTTCTGGCGGAACACGCAGGACGCCGATGTTGGCCGCTTCCTGCGCCTGTTCACCGATGTTCCGCTCGACGAGATCGCCGAGCTCGAAAAGGCAGAGGGCGCGGCGATCAACGACGTGAAAAAGCGCCTGGCCGACGAAGCCACCGCGCTCTGCCACGGTCGCGAAGCCGCCGAGGCGGCCGCCGAAACCGCGCGCAAGACGTTCGAACTGGGCGTTGCCGGCGGCGAACTGCCGACGCTCGCCGTCGGCCCCGACGGCATCGGCATCCTTCAGGCGAACGTCCAACTGGGCTTTGCCGCGTCGAATGGCGAGGTGAAGCGCAAGGTTCAGGAAGGCGCGATCCGCGTGAATGACGAAAAGGTCTCGGACATCCAGCATATCGTGAAAGCTGGCGACAAGGTGAGCTTCGGCGCCAAGAAGCATGGGCTGATCGTCGCGGAAGCCTGATCGGCTCCCGCCCGGTACCACATCATGCGTCAGGACGAGCCTTTCGACGCCATCATCCTGGGCGCGGGCGCGGCCGGGCTGATGGCCGCCCGCACCGCTGGCCTTCTGGGCCAGCGCGTGCTGGTGCTCGACCATGCCGATCGACCGGGCAAGAAAATCCTGATTTCGGGCGGCGGGCGGTGCAATTTCACCAATATCCACACCGCCCCCGATCGCTTCCTTTCGGCCAACCCCCATTTCGTCAAATCGGCGCTGGGGCGCTATCAGCCGCAGGATTTCATCGATCTCGTCGAACGCTACGGCATCTCTTGGCACGAAAAGACGCTGGGCCAGCTCTTCTGCGACGGCTCCTCACGCCAGATCGTCGACATGCTGCTCGACGAATGTGCACAGGGGCAGGTCGATATACGCTGCGATCACCGCATCGTCGCGGTCGACAGGCCCGATGGTCGGTTCCGCGTCTCCACCCAGCATGGTGCCTTCATCGCCCCGGCACTGGTGATCGCCACCGGCGGCCCGTCCATTCCCAAAATGGGCGCCACCGGCTTTGGTTATGATCTCGCGCGGCAGTTCAACCTCAAGGTCATCGAACCCCGCCCCGCGCTCGTCCCGCTCACGCTGTCGGGCGATGACATGATGTTTCGTGGCCTTTCGGGCATCGCGGTCGACAGCGTCGCCGCCCACGGCAAGACACGCTTTCGCGAAGCCTCGCTCTTCACGCACAAGGGTCTGTCGGGCCCCGCCATCCTCCAGATCTCATCCTATTGGCGTCCCGGCGAAGCAATCACGATCAACCTGCTGCCCGACAGCGATGCCGCCGCCGCACTGGTCGAGGCCAAGCGCCAGCGCCCCAAACTCCACATCCACAGCCTGCTCGGCGAATGGCTGCCCGATCGCCTTGTCGATCTTCTCCGCGCGCCCTTGGGCCTCAGCGGCGAACTCGCCAATATCGCCGACAAGGCGCTCATTGCCGCGGGCAACCGTCTCAATGGCTGGCGCTTCACGCCCAATGGTTCGGAAGGCTTCGCCAAGGCCGAAGTCACCGTCGGCGGAGTCGACACGTCCGGGCTTTCCTCGCGCACCATGGAAGCGCGCAGCATCCCCGGCCTCTATTTCATAGGGGAGGCGGTCGACGTCACCGGCTGGCTCGGCGGCTATAATTTCCAATGGGCCTGGGCCAGCGGCAATGCCACCGGCGAAGCGATTGCGCAGCAGCAGTAGCTATCTGTTCAAAGCAGTGATATAGGGCCGCGCTTCCGCCGGATTCGCGATCGCGCGTTCCGCCGCCCATAAATTGGAATTCAGATGCCCTTTTCTTCGCTGCCCGCCGCCATTGGCGAGGCGCTGGTCGAGCGCGGTTATGCTGCGCCTACCGA is part of the Sphingomonas sp. C3-2 genome and harbors:
- a CDS encoding TonB-dependent siderophore receptor — translated: MPTRLAPLACALGMLALPGASHAQLLSSAATDTVVPGTVPCDPAPSDTAPCPAPGLVEIPLLDPAEAERLFPSARPLSLQESLRYAASATLDAYGLDPRGDYGFVRGLEAPVVQDGLTRPFGIRNGSRPEYFTLDRLELLRGPAATLRASGAGAGMVDIATKRPEFISSVEAYAATGSYQRREAGIDLTGPVAGDALAGRIIALRRKTAAQSDYVGDSRTLVNAALDWRPDADTSLLLAAQFQRDESGWAGLFLPNIARPADIAANDAPFLAYRQSSTWLSARFAHQLSANVEVRQSLRVEWLTTRAPRDLDQHGDKLSTPCAGLTPGQPLQCSPAAARQPARLRLFGSDTQLTADLASGPFLHRITAGVDYASLHDNNDRPDRLTRSQQKTGFYAQFETRLEDAISLALGARHDRAEQRTDMGWRTHSATSGHVTLTGDLGHGLLPYASYSESFLPIAGVDADGQSLAPQRARVIETGLRWRPHARTHIGLALYDMVDRNRLIADFTAPWFVHQAGRVKSHGVEIEASQRIGSLELVASFNHARARETETGLRPVAVPRQTATLWANNDIALSDTLVLRLGAGARYITEGYDRAAGLGDPEYLIADALILLESEQWSFTLNAANLFNQRGYTSCLGRGECFDGLPRTISAAIAVRF
- a CDS encoding MoxR family ATPase, which encodes MRFSGTENYVATDDLKVAVNAAVTLRRPLLVKGEPGTGKTVLAQEIAKAANAPLIEWNVKSTTRAQQGLYEYDAVARLRDGQLGDERVHDIANYIRKGKLWEAFTAPQLPVLLIDEIDKADIEFPNDLLQELDRMEFHVYETKETVKAKERPIVVITSNNEKELPDAFLRRCFFHYIKFPDRDTMQAIVDVHFPGIQKILVQKAMDIFYEVREVPGLKKKPSTSELLDWLKLLLAEDMPLDVLQSRDPTKAIPPLHGALLKNEQDVMLFERLAFMARRQR
- a CDS encoding DUF1214 domain-containing protein, producing MRRSNVWALCGAMVLAWPVTGLAKEAPAAHGTEQPGALGTEGQIGKEKLALNLLASAPVRAEMARLEALYRNDAQGKTPAGAATIRRAVDSITLAAIQYVVNDDAARPVPLWVVNAPHSWSGIDVPRSGYGIDNPDNVYRNIPIDGASRYEIRGRIAAPGPVEQHFVLMDAIPGTTPITAEGGAFLGALRSDQMQIAADGSFVISVDSEPAGTRPNHIQTPTKGHFLMIVRDLFTDWGSQNVIALDIKRVGGPVAPPPPTESVLAQQAADLLAKIGPYWVDYDNRFIFSKPANELTPPRHRPGGRGLSASGHFRLADDEALIMTLDPLGATSLGVQVTDPWGVAYEYAARTSSLNNVQAHKNADGTISYVIAIADPGVVNWLDPEGYGAGIYAVRWQGLPTGADATRAVRDVRLVKLKDLKAALPADTRYVTTAEREAQRTARAASHARRMAAP
- a CDS encoding methyl-accepting chemotaxis protein is translated as MATNIAVTSDADAQLINAVAQDCGQLAVECSDASGYVAGVSARISRQLGMLEALEAVTASLSADQRRVADSTDEARMLSDQARQQLVNGGETVRASIEDCAGLTDLVGRLGAHMTSFAAAMAQVQRVSAGIDAIARKTKMLALNAAIEAERAGDAGRTFAVVAEEVKKLAQETREATDEIGATMASLSREAGTVMAEIGQGVEKSHAAQRSFATIDETVRAVTEIVGQVDAQTDGIARATGMIHDSVAQVQEGLTLFTADARENGGQLQSVRDRLGRLELQSNMMLDKLAHSGVEIDDRPFIEIALDGAGAVRDLVEAALVEERLSPFDLFDAQYQPVQGSDPEQFTTRFNCFADAEVRPILDRFTVRHERVLGVACTDVNAYLPTHISDKSHPQRPGDPVWNAVNCRNRRIFMDDATARAIAFAGDFMVTTYRQDMGQGRYRAVKSVFVPLFFNGRRWGNFELAYID
- a CDS encoding vWA domain-containing protein, which gives rise to MFFSFLDALRQAGIPASLKEHLVLLDALQRDVIEQRPEEFYYLARATLVKDEAMLDRFDQVFAKVFKGIESDLSTSTAEIPEEWLRKVAELYLTPEQMAEIEKLGSWEEIMETLKKRLEEQQGRHQGGNKWIGTGGTSPFGAYGYNPEGIRIGQAEGRHGRAIKVWDKREFKNLDTTRELGTRNIKVALRRLRRFARQGAATELDIDGTIDGTARQGWLDIHMRPERHNAVKLLLFLDIGGSMDPHIRLCEELFSAATTEFKHLEFFYFHNCVYEGVWKDNARRFTERTPTWEVLHKYGHDYKLVFVGDAAMSPYEITHPGGSVEHFNEEAGAVWMQRMTDVYPAAVWLNPTPEQHWGYSQSTRMMRELMRDRMYPLTLEGLDNAMKELTRKY
- a CDS encoding anhydro-N-acetylmuramic acid kinase; translated protein: MVAIGLMSGTSRDGIDAAMIRTDGEGRTEPMGFHGVAYDPGFRERLAAACLKAMAMEGPGEDPLIGAVERELTALHADAVQGLLTQLGMAAEDVDIIGFHGHTVAHRPERGWTWQIGDWAGLASASGIDVVGDLRIDDVSAGGQGAPLLPVYHRALTAGLRHPLAVLNLGGVANITFVGSDDTLIAFDTGMASGLIDNWMQAHGGVGFDEDGGTAARGKVDAAVLAGMLADPWFGLPAPKSIDREAFSIAAVEGLDLADGAATLTAFTAQAVARALDHLPERPERIMVAGGGRHNRTMMAMLAEACGCPVEAVDGMGWNGDAVEAEGFAYMAVRSLKGLPISFPGTTGAPAPMTGGTLHRARKG
- the tyrS gene encoding tyrosine--tRNA ligase, whose amino-acid sequence is MTQYKSDLLNLLDSRGYIHQTTDAEALDALAVKEIVPGYIGFDPTAPSLHVGSLVQIMMLRRLQQAGHKPLVLMGGGTGKIGDPSFKDEARKLMTDEVIQSNVASIKRVFENFLTFGDGPTDAVMLDNAEWLDKLEYIPFLREIGQHFSVNRMLSFDSVKLRLDREQSLSFLEFNYMILQAYDFRELSERYACRLQMGGSDQWGNIVNGIELTRRKDGTQVFGLTTPLITTADGGKMGKTMAGAVWLNADMLSPYDYWQFWRNTQDADVGRFLRLFTDVPLDEIAELEKAEGAAINDVKKRLADEATALCHGREAAEAAAETARKTFELGVAGGELPTLAVGPDGIGILQANVQLGFAASNGEVKRKVQEGAIRVNDEKVSDIQHIVKAGDKVSFGAKKHGLIVAEA
- a CDS encoding NAD(P)/FAD-dependent oxidoreductase; its protein translation is MRQDEPFDAIILGAGAAGLMAARTAGLLGQRVLVLDHADRPGKKILISGGGRCNFTNIHTAPDRFLSANPHFVKSALGRYQPQDFIDLVERYGISWHEKTLGQLFCDGSSRQIVDMLLDECAQGQVDIRCDHRIVAVDRPDGRFRVSTQHGAFIAPALVIATGGPSIPKMGATGFGYDLARQFNLKVIEPRPALVPLTLSGDDMMFRGLSGIAVDSVAAHGKTRFREASLFTHKGLSGPAILQISSYWRPGEAITINLLPDSDAAAALVEAKRQRPKLHIHSLLGEWLPDRLVDLLRAPLGLSGELANIADKALIAAGNRLNGWRFTPNGSEGFAKAEVTVGGVDTSGLSSRTMEARSIPGLYFIGEAVDVTGWLGGYNFQWAWASGNATGEAIAQQQ